The proteins below are encoded in one region of Bacillota bacterium:
- a CDS encoding competence/damage-inducible protein A: MRAEIVSIGTELLLGQIVDTNAAYMAQKLSEIGYDAHFRQTVGDNHRRAVQAVALAIERADVVLISGGLGPTEDDITRDVVAAAVGAPLEVSEEAASQVEDYFRRLGREMIPSQRRQALIPQGGHVIPNRLGTAPGFAWEGQGKAVVALPGVPRELRAMMEGWVIPYLRERARRLAGVEGIVFSRTLRFVGVGEAALEQVLIDLIHQRENPTLATYAGTGEVSLRITARARDEGEARALIAPVERAVLERAGAFCYGFDADTLESAVVTLLSRRNWKLAVAESCTGGLVGDRLTNVPGVSAYLLEDVVAYSNEAKIHRLGVDPEVIRLHGAVSEACARAMAEGVRGTSGADAGLAVTGVAGPGGGSAEKPVGLVFMAVALPSGTQVERHQFAGDRLQVKQRAATAALDLLRRGLLGAG; this comes from the coding sequence ATGCGGGCTGAGATCGTTTCCATCGGCACCGAGCTTCTCCTGGGACAGATCGTGGACACCAATGCGGCCTACATGGCTCAGAAGCTGAGCGAGATCGGCTATGACGCTCATTTCCGCCAGACGGTCGGCGACAACCACCGGCGGGCCGTTCAGGCCGTGGCGCTTGCCATCGAGCGCGCGGACGTGGTGCTGATATCCGGCGGTCTCGGGCCCACCGAGGACGATATCACCCGCGACGTCGTGGCGGCGGCGGTGGGGGCGCCCCTGGAGGTCTCTGAGGAGGCCGCGTCCCAGGTCGAGGATTACTTCCGCCGGCTTGGCCGGGAGATGATCCCCAGCCAGCGCCGCCAGGCGCTGATCCCGCAGGGAGGGCACGTCATACCGAACCGGCTCGGCACCGCTCCGGGCTTTGCGTGGGAGGGGCAGGGCAAGGCTGTCGTAGCGCTTCCCGGGGTGCCGAGGGAACTGCGCGCCATGATGGAGGGCTGGGTCATCCCGTACCTGCGCGAGAGGGCTCGCCGGCTTGCCGGGGTCGAAGGCATCGTCTTCTCCCGGACGCTGCGGTTCGTGGGCGTCGGAGAGGCTGCCCTGGAGCAGGTGCTCATCGACCTCATCCACCAGCGTGAGAACCCGACCCTGGCCACCTATGCGGGGACGGGCGAGGTGAGCCTGCGCATCACGGCGCGGGCCCGGGACGAGGGCGAGGCCCGGGCGCTCATTGCCCCGGTGGAGCGCGCCGTTTTGGAGCGAGCGGGCGCCTTCTGCTACGGCTTCGACGCGGATACCCTGGAGTCGGCGGTGGTGACGCTGCTTTCCCGCCGGAACTGGAAGCTGGCCGTGGCCGAGTCCTGTACCGGAGGGCTCGTGGGGGACCGGCTCACCAACGTGCCCGGCGTCTCCGCCTACCTTCTCGAGGACGTGGTGGCATACAGCAACGAGGCAAAGATCCATCGCCTTGGCGTTGACCCGGAGGTCATCCGCCTGCACGGCGCGGTCAGCGAGGCGTGCGCGAGGGCCATGGCCGAGGGCGTCCGGGGAACTTCGGGAGCGGATGCAGGGCTTGCCGTCACGGGGGTCGCGGGGCCTGGCGGCGGTTCGGCCGAGAAGCCGGTGGGCCTGGTCTTCATGGCCGTGGCACTGCCCTCGGGAACCCAGGTCGAGCGGCACCAGTTCGCCGGGGATCGCCTCCAGGTCAAGCAGCGGGCAGCGACGGCCGCCCTCGACCTATTGAGGCGGGGCCTGCTTGGAGCGGGGTGA
- a CDS encoding AAA family ATPase, with product MTREILLGLGAAAAVFASLNGVNLWPLLVLVGALAAVRYLSTDGRIVGRRFEVLQNATSSEGALSFDDIGGQEMAKRELIEALDFVRYPERARRLGIRPLRGILLAGPPGTGKTMMARAAAGYTDAAFLVTSGSQFIEMYAGVGAQRVRELFRRARQLARQRKSRTAIVFIDELEVLGGQRGRHTSHLEYDQTLNQLLVEMDGIGSRSEDVQVLVIGATNRMDLLDSALLRPGRFDRVVRVDLPDRQARLQILKIHCRNRPLAEDIDLEELARETFGFSGAHLEAVVNEAAIVALRAGRDRIEATDLRDAIDKVMLGERLDRKPTPEEMRRVAVHEAGHALISELLRPGSVAQVTVTSRGQALGYMRQAEQDDHYLYTARQLEDQISVALGGAVAEDLELGGRSTGALNDFDKAAELARQMVYAGMSPLGVVSREHLPARLLHDAVASILAAQEQRVRQLLEAYRQVLAQAGRQLADMERLSGDELRGWLRGRVSAAGTGAA from the coding sequence ATGACCCGCGAGATCCTGCTGGGCCTTGGTGCTGCTGCCGCGGTCTTCGCCAGCTTGAACGGCGTCAACCTGTGGCCGCTGTTGGTACTGGTGGGGGCGCTGGCGGCGGTGCGGTACCTCTCCACGGACGGGCGGATTGTCGGGCGGCGCTTCGAGGTGCTGCAAAACGCCACCTCCTCGGAGGGAGCGCTGAGCTTCGATGACATCGGCGGGCAGGAGATGGCCAAGCGGGAACTCATCGAGGCCCTGGACTTCGTTCGCTACCCGGAACGGGCGCGCAGGCTGGGGATCCGGCCGCTGCGCGGCATCCTGCTGGCAGGGCCCCCGGGTACGGGGAAGACCATGATGGCGCGGGCCGCGGCCGGGTACACGGATGCAGCGTTCCTGGTGACCAGCGGATCGCAGTTCATCGAGATGTACGCCGGGGTGGGGGCGCAGCGGGTTCGGGAACTCTTCCGGCGGGCCAGGCAGCTGGCTCGCCAGCGCAAGAGCCGCACCGCCATCGTCTTCATCGACGAACTGGAGGTGCTGGGAGGGCAGCGGGGGCGCCATACGAGCCATCTGGAGTACGATCAGACGCTGAACCAGCTCCTGGTCGAGATGGACGGCATCGGGAGCCGCAGCGAGGACGTTCAGGTGCTGGTCATCGGGGCCACCAACCGGATGGACCTGCTGGATTCGGCGCTCTTGCGCCCTGGCCGGTTCGACCGCGTGGTGCGGGTGGACCTGCCGGACCGCCAGGCACGGCTGCAGATCCTCAAAATCCACTGCCGCAACCGCCCCCTTGCGGAGGATATCGACCTCGAAGAGTTGGCACGGGAGACGTTCGGCTTTTCGGGGGCTCACCTGGAAGCCGTGGTAAACGAGGCGGCCATCGTCGCTCTGCGGGCCGGGCGCGACCGCATCGAGGCTACCGACCTGCGGGACGCCATCGACAAGGTCATGCTCGGGGAGCGGCTCGACCGCAAGCCCACGCCCGAGGAGATGCGCCGCGTCGCGGTGCACGAGGCGGGCCACGCCCTGATCTCGGAACTCCTGCGTCCCGGCTCGGTGGCACAGGTCACGGTCACTTCCCGGGGGCAGGCCCTGGGGTACATGCGGCAGGCCGAACAGGACGACCACTACCTCTACACAGCCCGCCAGCTTGAAGACCAGATATCGGTGGCGTTGGGCGGCGCCGTGGCGGAGGACCTGGAACTGGGCGGCCGCAGCACGGGGGCGCTCAACGACTTCGACAAGGCCGCCGAACTGGCGCGCCAGATGGTCTACGCCGGCATGTCGCCCCTCGGCGTGGTTTCCCGCGAGCACCTCCCGGCCCGCCTCCTCCACGACGCGGTGGCATCCATCCTGGCCGCGCAGGAACAGCGCGTCCGCCAGCTCCTGGAGGCGTACCGGCAAGTGCTGGCGCAGGCCGGCCGCCAGCTTGCAGACATGGAGCGGCTGAGCGGCGACGAGCTGCGCGGATGGCTTCGCGGCCGGGTGAGCGCGGCGGGTACCGGAGCGGCCTGA
- the rimO gene encoding 30S ribosomal protein S12 methylthiotransferase RimO yields the protein MSDTHGAAVAIVSLGCAKNLVDSEVMAGLLQEAGFRLVPDAGRADVLIVNTCGFIEPAQRESVETILRLARGKREGTLKGLVVAGCLPRRFNAQEVAHELPEADAVVGTAEVPLIADVVRGVLRGERVVVADEAPSFLYHHRMARLRSTPGHLAYVKVSEGCVHPCAFCTIPRIRGPYRSRPMESILEEVERLAAEGVREVVLIGQDTSMYGADLYGRLAMPELVRKLGRTGVRWIRLLYAYPAHVTPELMDAMAETPGVCHYLDIPLQHASEPILKAMRRWGNRSAYERIIAELRRRMPDVALRTTFIVGFPGETEKDVEQLLDFMEAAEFDHVGVFPYVREEDTPAAAMSGQIPAREKRRRRAAVMELQQEILPRVHGRRAGSPVSVLLERPDTRPGWWIGRTEYQAPEVDGVTRLRLPGGARGQIVEARLARADGYYDFLAVAQDPVLGGTGRA from the coding sequence GTGAGCGACACGCACGGCGCTGCGGTCGCCATTGTCTCGCTGGGATGCGCCAAGAACCTGGTGGACAGCGAGGTGATGGCCGGGCTCCTGCAGGAAGCCGGCTTCCGGCTCGTGCCCGACGCCGGGCGCGCTGACGTACTCATCGTCAACACGTGCGGCTTCATCGAGCCTGCGCAGCGGGAGTCCGTCGAGACGATCCTGCGGCTCGCCCGGGGCAAGAGGGAGGGCACGCTGAAGGGGCTCGTGGTGGCCGGCTGCCTGCCGCGGCGGTTCAACGCGCAGGAGGTGGCGCATGAGCTTCCGGAAGCCGACGCGGTGGTAGGGACGGCAGAGGTCCCCCTCATCGCCGACGTGGTGCGGGGCGTGCTGCGCGGCGAGCGCGTCGTGGTGGCGGACGAGGCACCCTCGTTTCTTTACCACCACCGCATGGCGCGGCTCCGTTCGACCCCCGGGCACCTCGCGTACGTAAAGGTTTCGGAGGGCTGCGTTCACCCCTGCGCGTTTTGCACCATCCCGAGGATCCGGGGCCCTTACCGCAGCCGCCCCATGGAGTCGATCCTGGAAGAGGTCGAACGCCTGGCGGCCGAGGGGGTGCGGGAGGTCGTCCTGATCGGGCAGGACACCAGCATGTATGGGGCCGATCTGTACGGGCGGCTGGCCATGCCGGAACTGGTCAGGAAGCTCGGCCGGACCGGCGTTCGCTGGATTCGCCTGCTTTACGCCTACCCGGCCCACGTCACTCCGGAGCTGATGGATGCCATGGCCGAGACGCCCGGCGTGTGCCACTACCTCGACATCCCCCTGCAGCACGCCTCGGAGCCGATCCTCAAGGCCATGCGCCGGTGGGGCAACCGGTCCGCTTACGAGCGGATCATCGCTGAGCTCCGCCGCAGGATGCCCGACGTGGCCCTCCGGACGACGTTCATCGTAGGCTTTCCCGGCGAGACGGAGAAAGACGTGGAGCAGCTCCTCGATTTCATGGAGGCGGCCGAGTTCGACCACGTGGGAGTCTTTCCCTACGTGCGCGAGGAAGACACGCCGGCCGCAGCGATGTCCGGTCAGATACCGGCCCGGGAGAAGCGCAGGCGCCGGGCGGCGGTCATGGAGTTGCAGCAGGAGATCCTGCCGAGAGTGCACGGGCGGCGGGCCGGAAGCCCCGTGTCGGTCCTCCTGGAGCGCCCGGATACCCGGCCGGGCTGGTGGATCGGGCGAACCGAGTACCAGGCCCCCGAGGTGGACGGCGTGACCCGCTTGCGGCTGCCCGGCGGCGCCCGGGGGCAGATCGTGGAGGCGAGGCTCGCACGTGCCGACGGGTACTACGACTTTCTAGCCGTGGCACAAGATCCGGTGTTGGGGGGTACGGGTAGGGCGTGA
- a CDS encoding NADH-quinone oxidoreductase subunit A, with the protein MVTWGLSSLLRPHHPYPQKLAVYECGSPPVGEAQTRFHIRYYIFALIFVIFDVETVFLYPWGVIFQRLGWFALAEMAIFLFILVVGLVYAWKRRVLQWV; encoded by the coding sequence TTGGTCACTTGGGGATTGTCATCACTATTACGACCTCACCATCCCTACCCCCAAAAGCTCGCGGTCTACGAGTGTGGTTCCCCTCCCGTCGGCGAAGCGCAGACCCGGTTCCACATCCGCTACTACATCTTTGCCCTGATCTTCGTCATCTTCGACGTAGAGACGGTCTTCTTGTACCCCTGGGGCGTGATCTTCCAGAGGCTAGGGTGGTTTGCCCTGGCTGAGATGGCGATCTTCTTGTTCATCCTCGTGGTCGGGCTGGTATATGCCTGGAAGAGGAGGGTGCTGCAGTGGGTGTAG
- a CDS encoding NADH-quinone oxidoreductase subunit B family protein, translating into MPGIVLTNLRKVINWSRKSSLWYMLFGIACCAIELMATGASRYDFDRFGMIFRASPRQADLMIVAGTVNEKMADVVKRLYDQMAEPRWVIAMGVCAVNGGPYWGSYNVVDGVDLVVPVDVYVPGCPPRPEALLHGVLKLQEKIAKEGLVIPVRG; encoded by the coding sequence ATGCCGGGGATCGTGCTGACCAATCTCCGCAAGGTCATCAACTGGAGCCGCAAGTCGTCTCTGTGGTACATGCTGTTCGGCATCGCGTGCTGCGCCATCGAACTGATGGCAACCGGCGCGTCCCGATACGACTTCGACCGGTTCGGGATGATCTTCAGGGCCTCGCCGCGGCAGGCCGATCTCATGATCGTGGCCGGTACCGTCAATGAAAAGATGGCAGACGTCGTGAAGCGCCTGTACGACCAGATGGCCGAGCCCCGGTGGGTCATCGCCATGGGCGTCTGCGCGGTGAACGGGGGCCCGTACTGGGGCTCCTACAACGTGGTGGACGGCGTGGACCTGGTGGTCCCCGTGGACGTGTACGTCCCCGGATGCCCGCCGCGCCCTGAGGCGCTGCTGCACGGCGTGCTGAAGCTCCAGGAGAAGATCGCGAAGGAGGGCCTGGTCATCCCCGTTCGCGGCTAA